From a region of the Chrysemys picta bellii isolate R12L10 chromosome 7, ASM1138683v2, whole genome shotgun sequence genome:
- the LOC101950503 gene encoding pulmonary surfactant-associated protein D-like, translating to MLLFPPLKENCQGTVNKGKKRGLRGTQGLPGKAGPSGPKGEKGSVGERGPTGLSGGQELNHLKIQVRELQAQLKALQATVSKAQKVLLFPNGMTVGEKIFKTEGSEGDFETSKATCSQADGLLASPRNSAENSAIQQIAARHKKMPFLGINDIQTEGTFKHLNGEALGYSNWASNEPNNSEGIEDCVEVHSSGKWNDRSCAEKRLIICEY from the exons ATGCTATTGTTCCCTCCCTTAAAAGAAAAC TGCCAGGGCACTGTGAACAAGGGCAAAAAACGAG GGTTGAGAGGGACACAGGGTCTCCCAGGAAAAGCAGGACCCTCTGGGCCAAAAGGCGAGAAAGGTTCAGTAGGTGAAAGAGGACCAACAGGCCTTAGTGGAGGCCAAG AACTTAATCATCTTAAAATTCAAGTGAGAGAGTTGCAAGCACAACTGAAGGCCTTGCAAGCTACTGTCAGCAAAGCCCAGAAAG TCCTGCTTTTCCCAAATGGCATGACTGTCGGtgaaaaaatattcaaaactgAGGGCTCCGAAGGCGACTTTGAGACTTCAAAAGCTACATGTTCCCAAGCTGATGGCCTGCTTGCTTCTCCAAGGAATTCTGCAGAGAACAGCGCCATCCAACAAATAGCAGCTAGGCATAAAAAAATGCCATTTCTTGGAATAAATGACATACAGACAGAAGGCACATTTAAGCATCTAAATGGTGAAGCATTAGGATACTCAAACTGGGCATCAAACGAACCAAATAATTCTGAAGGAATAGAGGACTGTGTAGAAGTACATTCAAGTGGCAAGTGGAATGACAGATCCTGTGCAGAGAAACGTTTAATAATTTGTGAATATTAA
- the LOC101950208 gene encoding LOW QUALITY PROTEIN: mannose-binding protein-like (The sequence of the model RefSeq protein was modified relative to this genomic sequence to represent the inferred CDS: inserted 2 bases in 1 codon; substituted 1 base at 1 genomic stop codon) → MIEQPTYRHLCDYSLFINHRSTGLTMHLCQPFKALVLAMALMMSSGVDINXNMNACPVLQCCAPGTNGLSGRDGRDGKEGPKEEKGDQGAGLRGLQGFPGKAGPQGTKGDQGPXGEKGQKGESASEKSTLSHSAFDALQRQVTTLEKNIQTLQADVSRHQKFFSLRWVKSVGKKTFMSTGTKDSFKNGKSLCAKAGVALACPHNHAENTALQEILKDSEQAYLGMSDVQTEGKFLYLNGEPVTYTNWNTGEPNDNKNEVCVAMYDNGKWNDIVCSNSEMLIICEF, encoded by the exons ATGATAGAACAACCTACATACAGACACTTATGTGATTATTCCCTTTTTATTAATCACAGATCTACAGGCTTGACAATGCATCTCTGTCAGCCTTTCAAAGCTCTGGTGCTGGCCATGGCGTTGATGATGTCATCAGGTGTGGATATAAA AAACATGAATGCATGCCCAGTCCTTCAATGTTGTGCTCCTGGAACCAATGGTTTATCAGGCAGAGATGGAAGAGATGGGAAAGAGGGTCCCAAAGAGGAAAAGGGAGACCA aggagcaggactgaggggtTTGCAGGGTTTCCCTGGAAAGGCAGGACCTCAGGGAACAAAAGGAGATCAAGGACCATAAGGCGAAAAAGGACAAAAGGGAGAAAGTGCAAGTGAGAAGTCGACTCTCTCTCACTCAG CATTTGATGCTCTTCAAAGACAAGTGACTACTTTGGAAAAGAACATCCAGACTCTTCAAGCTGACGTTAGCAGACACCAAAAGT TTTTTTCTTTGCGGTGGGTCAAGAGTGTTGGTAAGAAAACATTTATGTCAACAGGCACAaaagattcttttaaaaatggaaaatccCTGTGTGCAAAAGCTGGAGTTGCACTCGCCTGTCCACACAATCATGCTGAGAACACGGCCTTGCAAGAAATATTGAAGGATTCAGAACAAGCGTATTTAGGGATGTCTGATGTGCAAACTGAAGGCAAATTTCTGTATCTGAATGGAGAACCTGTAACTTACACAAACTGGAACACAGGAGAACCAAACGATAACAAGAACGAAGTCTGTGTTGCAATGTATGACAATGGAAAGTGGAATGACATAGTTTGTTCAAATTCAGAAATGTTAATTATTTGTGAATTTTAA